Proteins found in one Oncorhynchus gorbuscha isolate QuinsamMale2020 ecotype Even-year linkage group LG15, OgorEven_v1.0, whole genome shotgun sequence genomic segment:
- the LOC123996810 gene encoding serine/arginine repetitive matrix protein 2-like isoform X2: MYDVVKNKLKSNAKIYSNTLERIVQKYSKLHDNGTEVNLEDITPEEVRVCMVKSELELSKLGLSKSDVDLAELSLGDVSEIHRPQNIIRDFKMDISYHQDDPKDDCVDEGAGPVNSNDSVMQQATENSHLVDNSKLNGTRISLWGAPEELERSLSSQRSTLLDQYPSMVSQVGEAWRRQHMSDVAVGVLRRYHRLRWFSNRNLNNRTFNIRPAHRKTTLNNGQSFLQTPQNTILNTKVNLQEWPAERLSHRKGTDSGNGQPSHPVLVMDFSSRLSSAGSSPASSPPSAAPSLLSAPSFVDSSPPSSAASLPSSLSSPDSSLQESPEPEEPPLNQTFMVSMPSSPSPRVRHTTLDFSPARSEDTFTAGGLSSPSLRKCALPTFPHQRFFTAVCPVVCMEMSSDYRSPVAQSHSRARLLIWDGQRAASNAHHRSPKSGFAGYHQRNTVEPRSSPESSPSSLHRPLMPPRKPHHLDSCNPSQLKLQSSRLSSDHESGAGQPRLRRNYSLDSFSPSVSLLRNSAKQIDKDFQKLYHRLVCQDKSSSSSCRTCERRAETTRGTSSSALAALALSPHHSVMRKRRRELVQEQSPESKRYRDSSFAYSPGSHRQRVEMFRCQNRSDSHLSSNQWDISCDSHNWSPRRASLAHTHHSPHHQHHSSNVAVRKAEGSWPGLHVDQHSPAWREKYSRFVGLRQGKSIVNAECQCGCSPSFSRRQLLYK, encoded by the exons ATGTATGACGTGGTCAAAAATAAGCTTAAGAGCAATGCCAAGATTTACAGTAATACTTTGGAGCGAATAGTTCAAAAG TATTCAAAGCTGCATGACAATGGGACCGAGGTGAACCTGGAGGACATAACACCCGAAG aggtgagagtatGCATGGTCAAGTCAGAGTTGGAACTATCAAAGCTGGGATTGTCAAAG AGTGATGTTGACCTGGCAGAGCTGTCACTAGGAg ATGTTTCTGAAATACACAGGCCACAGAACATCATTAGAGACTTCAAG ATGGACATCTCATACCACCAGGATGATCCCAAAGATGATTGTGTAGATGAGGGTGCTGGCCCTGTCAACAGTAATGATTCTGTTATGCAGCAGGCTACAGAGAACAGCCACT TGGTGGATAATTCCAAACTGAATGGGACTAGGATTAGCCTGTGGGGTGCGCCAGAGGAGCTGGAGCGCTCTCTGAGCAGTCAACGTAGCACTCTACTGGACCAGTATCCCAGCATGGTCAGCCAGGTAGGAGAGGCCTGGCGGCGCCAACATATGTCCGACGTGGCTGTAGGGGTTTTGAGGAGGTACCACAGGCTCAGGTGGTTCTCTAACAGAAACCTCAATAACCGCACCTTCAACATCAGACCTGCTCACAGAAAGACTACCCTCAACAATGGCCAATCCTTTCTCCAAACACCTCAGAACACCATACTCAAT ACCAAGGTAAACCTCCAGGAATGGCCAGCAGAGAGGCTGTCCCACAGGAAGGGTACAGATTCAGGGAACGGACAACCGTCCCACCCTGTTCTAGTGATGGACTtctcctctcgcctctcctctGCAGGCTCCAGTcctgcctcctcccctccctctgcagccccctcccttctctctgctccctcatttgtagactcctctcctccctcctctgcagcctcccttccctcttctctctcctctccagactcCTCCCTACAGGAGAGCCCTGAGCCGGAGGAGCCCCCCTTAAACCAAACCTTCATGGTGTCCATGCCCTCTTCCCCATCCCCCAGGGTTAGACATACTACCCTGGACTTCAGTCCTGCCAGATCTGAAGACACCTTCACAGCAGGAGGGTTGAGCAGTCCATCTCTAAGGAAGTGTGCCCTACCCACATTTCCCCATCAGAGGTTTTTCACAGCGGTATGCCCTGTGGTTTGTATGGAGATGTCTTCAGACTACCGCTCCCCAGTAGCACAGAGTCACTCCAGAGCCAGACTGCTGATCTGGGACGGCCAGCGTGCAGCATCTAACGCCCACCATAGGAGCCCCAAGTCAGGCTTTGCTGGATATCATCAAAGAAACACTGTGGAGCCCAGATCTTCCCCTGagtcttcaccctcctctcttcataGGCCTCTGATGCCACCCAGGAAGCCCCACCACCTGGACTCCTGCaatccctcccagctgaaacTCCAATCGTCTAGATTATCATCTGATCATGAGTCTGGGGCAGGCCAGCCAAGGCTCCGGCGAAACTATTCCCTGGATTCCTTCTCCCCATCTGTCAGTCTCTTACGAAACTCTGCTAAGCAGATTGACAAGGACTTCCAGAAGCTCTACCATAGGCTTGTCTGTCAGGAcaaatcctcctcctcctcctgccgtACAtgtgagaggagagcagagaccaCCAGAGGAACCTCCTCTTCTGCTCTGGCTGCCCTGGccctgtctcctcaccactctgTCATGAGGAAGCGTCGCAGGGAGCTGGTCCAAGAACAGTCCCCAGAGTCCAAACGTTACAGGGATAGCTCCTTTGCTTACTCCCCAGGATCCCACCGCCAGAGGGTAGAAATGTTCAGGTGCCAGAACCGCTCAGACAGCCATTTGTCCTCCAACCAGTGGGACATCTCCTGTGACTCCCACAACTGGAGCCCCCGCAGGGCCAGTCTGGCTCATACCCACCACAGCCCCCATCACCAACATCACTCATCAAATGTAGCAGTCAGGAAAGCTGAAGGCTCCTGGCCTGGCCTGCATGTTGATCAGCACTCTCCTGCTTGG agagagaaatacagccGATTTGTTGGACTTCGTCAAG GAAAGTCAATTGTCAACGCTGAGTGCCAATGTGGCTGTTCGCCAAG TTTCTCTAGGAGACAGCTTCTGTATAAATGA
- the LOC123996810 gene encoding serine/arginine repetitive matrix protein 2-like isoform X1, with the protein MYDVVKNKLKSNAKIYSNTLERIVQKYSKLHDNGTEVNLEDITPEEVRVCMVKSELELSKLGLSKSDVDLAELSLGDVSEIHRPQNIIRDFKMDISYHQDDPKDDCVDEGAGPVNSNDSVMQQATENSHLVDNSKLNGTRISLWGAPEELERSLSSQRSTLLDQYPSMVSQVGEAWRRQHMSDVAVGVLRRYHRLRWFSNRNLNNRTFNIRPAHRKTTLNNGQSFLQTPQNTILNVSNPKSPKLNLKMTTTHTHLPPQTKVNLQEWPAERLSHRKGTDSGNGQPSHPVLVMDFSSRLSSAGSSPASSPPSAAPSLLSAPSFVDSSPPSSAASLPSSLSSPDSSLQESPEPEEPPLNQTFMVSMPSSPSPRVRHTTLDFSPARSEDTFTAGGLSSPSLRKCALPTFPHQRFFTAVCPVVCMEMSSDYRSPVAQSHSRARLLIWDGQRAASNAHHRSPKSGFAGYHQRNTVEPRSSPESSPSSLHRPLMPPRKPHHLDSCNPSQLKLQSSRLSSDHESGAGQPRLRRNYSLDSFSPSVSLLRNSAKQIDKDFQKLYHRLVCQDKSSSSSCRTCERRAETTRGTSSSALAALALSPHHSVMRKRRRELVQEQSPESKRYRDSSFAYSPGSHRQRVEMFRCQNRSDSHLSSNQWDISCDSHNWSPRRASLAHTHHSPHHQHHSSNVAVRKAEGSWPGLHVDQHSPAWREKYSRFVGLRQGKSIVNAECQCGCSPSFSRRQLLYK; encoded by the exons ATGTATGACGTGGTCAAAAATAAGCTTAAGAGCAATGCCAAGATTTACAGTAATACTTTGGAGCGAATAGTTCAAAAG TATTCAAAGCTGCATGACAATGGGACCGAGGTGAACCTGGAGGACATAACACCCGAAG aggtgagagtatGCATGGTCAAGTCAGAGTTGGAACTATCAAAGCTGGGATTGTCAAAG AGTGATGTTGACCTGGCAGAGCTGTCACTAGGAg ATGTTTCTGAAATACACAGGCCACAGAACATCATTAGAGACTTCAAG ATGGACATCTCATACCACCAGGATGATCCCAAAGATGATTGTGTAGATGAGGGTGCTGGCCCTGTCAACAGTAATGATTCTGTTATGCAGCAGGCTACAGAGAACAGCCACT TGGTGGATAATTCCAAACTGAATGGGACTAGGATTAGCCTGTGGGGTGCGCCAGAGGAGCTGGAGCGCTCTCTGAGCAGTCAACGTAGCACTCTACTGGACCAGTATCCCAGCATGGTCAGCCAGGTAGGAGAGGCCTGGCGGCGCCAACATATGTCCGACGTGGCTGTAGGGGTTTTGAGGAGGTACCACAGGCTCAGGTGGTTCTCTAACAGAAACCTCAATAACCGCACCTTCAACATCAGACCTGCTCACAGAAAGACTACCCTCAACAATGGCCAATCCTTTCTCCAAACACCTCAGAACACCATACTCAATGTGAGTAACCCCAAGAGTCCAAAGTTGAACCTCAAAATGACAACAACCCACACCCATCTTCCTCCACAGACCAAGGTAAACCTCCAGGAATGGCCAGCAGAGAGGCTGTCCCACAGGAAGGGTACAGATTCAGGGAACGGACAACCGTCCCACCCTGTTCTAGTGATGGACTtctcctctcgcctctcctctGCAGGCTCCAGTcctgcctcctcccctccctctgcagccccctcccttctctctgctccctcatttgtagactcctctcctccctcctctgcagcctcccttccctcttctctctcctctccagactcCTCCCTACAGGAGAGCCCTGAGCCGGAGGAGCCCCCCTTAAACCAAACCTTCATGGTGTCCATGCCCTCTTCCCCATCCCCCAGGGTTAGACATACTACCCTGGACTTCAGTCCTGCCAGATCTGAAGACACCTTCACAGCAGGAGGGTTGAGCAGTCCATCTCTAAGGAAGTGTGCCCTACCCACATTTCCCCATCAGAGGTTTTTCACAGCGGTATGCCCTGTGGTTTGTATGGAGATGTCTTCAGACTACCGCTCCCCAGTAGCACAGAGTCACTCCAGAGCCAGACTGCTGATCTGGGACGGCCAGCGTGCAGCATCTAACGCCCACCATAGGAGCCCCAAGTCAGGCTTTGCTGGATATCATCAAAGAAACACTGTGGAGCCCAGATCTTCCCCTGagtcttcaccctcctctcttcataGGCCTCTGATGCCACCCAGGAAGCCCCACCACCTGGACTCCTGCaatccctcccagctgaaacTCCAATCGTCTAGATTATCATCTGATCATGAGTCTGGGGCAGGCCAGCCAAGGCTCCGGCGAAACTATTCCCTGGATTCCTTCTCCCCATCTGTCAGTCTCTTACGAAACTCTGCTAAGCAGATTGACAAGGACTTCCAGAAGCTCTACCATAGGCTTGTCTGTCAGGAcaaatcctcctcctcctcctgccgtACAtgtgagaggagagcagagaccaCCAGAGGAACCTCCTCTTCTGCTCTGGCTGCCCTGGccctgtctcctcaccactctgTCATGAGGAAGCGTCGCAGGGAGCTGGTCCAAGAACAGTCCCCAGAGTCCAAACGTTACAGGGATAGCTCCTTTGCTTACTCCCCAGGATCCCACCGCCAGAGGGTAGAAATGTTCAGGTGCCAGAACCGCTCAGACAGCCATTTGTCCTCCAACCAGTGGGACATCTCCTGTGACTCCCACAACTGGAGCCCCCGCAGGGCCAGTCTGGCTCATACCCACCACAGCCCCCATCACCAACATCACTCATCAAATGTAGCAGTCAGGAAAGCTGAAGGCTCCTGGCCTGGCCTGCATGTTGATCAGCACTCTCCTGCTTGG agagagaaatacagccGATTTGTTGGACTTCGTCAAG GAAAGTCAATTGTCAACGCTGAGTGCCAATGTGGCTGTTCGCCAAG TTTCTCTAGGAGACAGCTTCTGTATAAATGA
- the LOC123997216 gene encoding uncharacterized protein LOC123997216 gives MSECWNVTLVIGDFIGQAEDETIQEDSNFLFSGGDSLQALHLCDDITTTVGVTSSGLLEAILDGSFSDVLYHVATETQTLQLEHSWTSHPVDKKHPADPVSSAQPKRPHTDPVSSAQPKRPHTDPVSSAQPKRPHTDLVSSAQPKRPHTDPVSSAQPKRPHTDPVSSAQPKIPHTDPVSSAQPKRPYTDPVSSAQPKRPHTDPAQTPLGVVIYSVKRDLRCTVVRQCVWTHHCGSGDVFSSPCLHPSLTAVCRHPWWKLPLSPSCECPCLLACKNHRCLCVNEKRFKLFFCFRTLRVYSSPCVFEGSP, from the exons atgtctgagtgttggaatgtgaCCCTGGTTAttg GAGACTTTATAGGTCAGGCGGAGGATGAAACCATCCAGGAGGACTCCAACTTCCTGTTTAGTGGAGGCGACTCACTGCAAGCCCTGCATCTCTGTGATGACATCACCACCACCGTAGGAGTGACTTCATCTGGGCTTCTGGAGGCTATATTGGACGGATCCTTCTCAGACGTCCTGTACCATGTTGCCACAGAAACACAGACTCTCCAGTTAGAACACAGCTGGACATCCCATCCTGTGGACAAGAAACATCCAGCAGACCCTGTCTCCTCAGCACAGCCCAAGAGACCGCATACAGACCCTGTCTCCTCAGCACAGCCCAAGAGACCGCATACAGACCCCGTCTCCTCAGCACAGCCCAAGAGACCGCATACAGACCTTGTCTCCTCAGCACAGCCCAAGAGACCGCATACAGACCCTGTCTCCTCAGCACAGCCCAAGAGACCGCATACAGACCCTGTCTCCTCAGCACAGCCCAAGATACCGCATACAGACCCCGTCTCCTCAGCACAGCCCAAGAGACCGTATACAGACCCTGTCTCCTCAGCACAGCCCAAGAGACCGCATACAGACCCTGCACAGACACCACTGGGAGTTGTAATTTATTCTGTGAAGAGGGATTTAAGATGTACTGTG GTTCGGCAGTGTGTGTGGACGCACCACTGTGGGAGTGGAGATGTGTTCTCCtcaccctgtctccatccctctctgacAGCAGTGTGTCGCCACCCTTGGTGGAaacttcctctgtctccatcctgtGAGTGTCCATGCCTTCTTGCCTGCAAAAATCACAGATGCTTGTGTGTTAATGAGAAAAGATTCAAACTCTTTTTCTGTTTCAGGACACTG AGGGTGTACTCCAGCCCCTGTGTGTTTGAGGGGTCACCCTGA